The genomic interval TCAAGTATCAAACTTTTATCCAGTGAGAAATAGTACGATGCTTGGTGAAGGCAATACATGGGCAAGAGGGAAGCCAAAAGGAAGAGATGGATAGATGCCTTTATCTTCTTGTAGGTAGTCACTGTTCATCTATTGAGAAAAATCCAAGCTCATTCAAGTTTCAACACATGTGGTGGTTGATGGCAAGTTCATTTGTACCATGTGGATGCAATAGATATAAGCTGTTGgtctctttttttcccttattgCTATGAGAGTTTGCTGCTGGATATAAGTTCGTTGGTGAGCTGGGTTATTATCTAGAAGcttcttttaatatttcaaaGATACCATCTAATTATTTGCAAGCAATGATATGAGATTCTTTTGGGAAATAGATGGAAAATGGTCTCTTCATGTAGTTAAAATTGCTGCTAATCCTGGGTCGAAGAAAACTATTGTTTGGGTGTTATTCTGAAGGTCCTAACGCTATGATCTCTTATAGATGGCGTGTGACTAATCCTATCCCTTTGAAGACCATATAGTTCTAACAGATGGTGTAATTTCCTAATGAAAGGGCTATATTTTTCCCATCACGGTTTTTTTTCCACTCATCCTCACCCTCCCCCCCCAAGGAAAAAACCCTCTTCCAATCGGGTTGAACTCCTGGCCGTTCCATTAATCACTGCATGAATCCACTTAAGCCAATAACTTACTATgcaatttatttgttttattatagtTGTTTATAGTAATTATTATAGGAGCACCATTAGGATAGAATAAGATTATTTGCTATAAAACTCTTGCTTGTTCATGTTTTTATGCTACTTCTGTCCtattagtggattatatttatttgaattaattcctatgttatctatatatttctggtatagatatatttgtacagctgtataggatttatatgatttgtaagttgaatatttagattaCGTAGATAAGTATGGGAAACAGATCTTATCTAAGATTTGAATCCCTATAGGATAGGAAGTTAGTTTTCGAATGGCTAATTGGGTGTAATCTATTTTGACTATTTAATGAATGAGAAGGGATAGGAGGAATTATTCAGTCAAAAAGAAATctgttatggtatcagagccaggttaataatttttttctctgtttctacgaatttttttcctttctcggGGGCTTCTTTGTGGGTTCTTCATTCTCGGCGTTGGCTGAGTTCGTGTTTGGTCTTCCTTGTGCTTCTTGGTACCTTCATTGTTTGTTCTTGGCCTCTTGTGTGACTATCGTTGTCTGAGTTGAAGGTTGGGGTTCCTTGTGACTTTCGGCAACCTCTTAGTGTTTCTTGTGCATTATTGGCGCTGTCTGTGTCAATTTTTAGCCTCtgtttcgaaaaaaaaaaatttcgtctgTAGCGGTGATTATCGGCACTCTGTTTCAGCGAGTGTATTGAGTGTATTGTGGATTTATGAGGTTGTCGGCATATTATGTGAGTGATTTTTGGGCTGCGATACGTTGTATTGCATGTGGGTGATAACTTCTCAGACTATCGGCGTTATCTGCAGCAGTTTGGTGCTTCTTGGTGAGGTTTGTTGCATCAAGGGTTTCTTGTCTATCATGTCTTCTGAAATTAGAGATTCTCTTCTGGTTCGATTCAATGGCAAGAATTATGCTGCGTGGtcttttcagtttcaacttttggtgaaaggaaaggaaCTTTGGGGTCATATTGATGGGAGTAGTGTGGCACCATAAGACAAAGTTCAGCTGGCTTCTTGGGAAAGCAAGGATGCCCGAGTCATGTCTTGGATTTTTGGATCTGTTGATCCCCATATTATCTTGAATTTACGCTCATTCAAGAATGCTCGTGATATGTGGAATCATCTCAAGCGGCTGTATACTCAGAATAATGCAGCGAGGAGATTTCAACTCGAACTAGAGATGTCGAATTTCTCTCAAGGAGCTCTCTctgtggaggagttttattcTGGTTTTTGCAACTTGTGGGCTGAGTATACAGATATTTTATACACTTCAATTCCAACAACAAGTTTGGGCCGATATTCAAGCTGTTCATGAAGCAAGTATGCGGGCAcagtttcttatgaaactaAGGCCGGAATTTGAATTTATTCGTGCTAATCTGATGAACCGAGATCCTGTACCTCCACTTGATATGTGTTTGGGAGAGATATTTCGAGAGGAGCAAAGATTAATGACTCAAACAGCCATGGAACAAGCTACTTCAGCTCCTGTGGCATATGCAGCTCAAGGAAAAACCAAAGGGAGGGATTTGAGCACTACTCAATGCTATAGTTGCAAAGGTTATGGGCATCTTGATGCAAATTATTCTAAGAAAACTTGCAACTATTGCAAGAAGCAAGGACATATTATCAAGGATTGCCCAATACGTCCTCCACGTCGCCAAGCAACTGCCTATTCAGCTGCTGCTGAGGCTACTAGTGCTGCCAGTTCTACCTTGGCCACTTCTTCTCATGTTCCAGCTTCCACTTCTCAAAATTCCACTCCTATTACACCAGAAATGGTCCAACAAATGATAATCTCAGCTCTTTCAGCTTTTGGTATTTCAGGTAAAACCAAATCTGCCTTTAAACCTTGGTATTTTGATTCCGGTGCCACCAATCATACGACAAGTACCTCTAACTCTCTTGTTAATGTCTCACAGTATGCTGGCCCACTTAAAATTCACACGGCAGATGGTAGTTCCCTACCTATCACTGCCGTAGGTGACATTTCTCCTTCCTTAAATAATGTTTGGTGTCTCTTTCATTAAATACCAATCTGATTTCTATTGGACAATTAGTTTACAGAAATTGTAGAGTGTCATTTACTTCTTCTGGTTGTCTTGTACAGGATCAGGTGACCGGGAAGATGATCGCGAGGGGTCCTAAAAAGGGTCGGCTGTTTCCTTTATGTTTAGATTCCAAATCTGTTGAGTCAAAGTCTTTATCTTCGTTTCTTGTAATGttggtactttgagtgtgaagGATTGGCATAGGCGGTTGGGCCATCCCAATTCTCACATACTTCATAAGTTGTCATCTTCTGGTTTAATTGGCAATAAAGATCTCTATTCTCTTGctcaattaaattttgattgtGATACATGCAAGTTAGCTACAAGTAAAGTTTTGCATTTTCCTTCAAAAGGATCTCATGCCACTCGTGCCTTTGATGTTATTCATAGTGATGTGTGGGGTATTGCCCCGATAGAATCTCATGatcgttataaatattttatgacgTTTATTGATGATTATACTAGTTTTACATGGATTTACTTTCTTCGCACTAAGAATGAAGTATTTCCGGTATTCAAGCGTTTCTTGGCTCATCTCACTAATCAATTCTCTACCTCCATTAAGGTTCTTCGCTCCGATTTAGGAGGAGAATATATATCTACTGAGTTTCAAATGTTTCTTCAAGATCAAGGAATTATTTCTCAACGTTCTTATCCAtatactccacaacaaaatggagtagctgaaAGAAAGAATCGTCATCTTCTTGATATGGTCCGGGCTCTCCTAATTGATTCGGGTGTGCCCTCTCGTTTTTGGTGTGAAACTTTGTCTACTgctatgtatttaattaatagattaCCTACTCCAGTATTAGACAATGTTTCTCCTTATTCTTTGCTATTTGGGCACTCCCCAGACTATTCTCAATTGCACTcatttggttgtgtttgttttgtgcatctTCCATCTCACTAAAGACACAAACTTTCTGCTCAATCAGTCAAATGTGCCTTTTTAGGATATAATTCTTTTCAGAAGGgttttgtttgttatgatcCTCAGGCTAAACGCATTCGAGTTTCTCGCAATGTGGTGTTCTTTGACAAACAACAATTTTTCAATACTCATCTAGACCTTATACCTCCTAGTTTCTGTGTTTTGCCAAATTTTTCAGATGAAGATACAACTTCTACACCAGTTTCCGCTCGGTTTAAACTTGGTTGTGTTTACACCAGGCGTAAACCATCTCATCCAGAAGATTTGACCGCTTTTTCTGCCCCTCTTGAGCATCTGCCCGTGCCTCCTGATCAATCCCTTGACACATCTTATGATCCACCACCACGTCGGCATACTTCTAGAGTCTCCAAACCCCCGGATCGGTAtggtttttcatctcattcttttATGTCAGCTACACTTTCTTCTATTGCTATTCCCTTCTCTTATAAGCAGGCTATGGAACATGAGTGTTGGAGGGATGCCATGCAAGTAGAACTGGACGCATTAGCGGTCAATGACACTTGGGATATTGTGTCTTGTCCTTCTTCTGTGACACCTATTGGTAGTAAGTGGGTGTATTCTATGAAGCTTAGATCAGATGGGTCCCTTGAGAGATATAAAACTCGTTTGGTAGGTTTGGGAAATAGACAAAAATATGGGATTGATTATGACGAGACGTTTGCTCCTGTTGCTAAGATGACGACTATTCGTCTCCTTCTCGCTATTGCCGCTTCTCAGTCTTGGCAATTgcatcaaatggatgtgaagaatgcttttcttcatggtgatttaaaagagaatatttacatgaaacttccTTCTGGTATGCCCCTTTCCTCAGCTAATGATGTTTGTAAGCTGAAAAGGTCATTGTATGGTCTAAAACAAGCTCCCAGAGCTTGGTTTGAGAAGTTCCGCAATACCTTACTTGAGTTTCAATTCACTCAAAGTGCGTATGATGCTTCTTTGTTCCTTCATAAGAGTGATTTTGGCTTTGTTTTTCTGTTggtctatgtggatgatatcatTATTACTGGATCTGATATTGAATTTATTCAAAAGGTTCAGATGCATCTTCATACGGTCTTTcgtatgaaatatttgggattaTTGACTTATTTCTTGGGGCTGGAAGTTCACAATTAGCCACATGGGttatttattaatcaacatAAATACACCCAGGACCTTGTTCAGTTGGCTGGGTTGGGGGAGACTACTTCAGTTGATACTCCTATGGAAGTCAATGTGAAGTATCGGAAGGATGAGGGTGATTTACTTTATGATCCTACATCATATAGGAAGCTTGTTGGGAGTCTAATCTATCTCACTATCACACGTTCGGATATCTCATATGCTGTCCATATTGTCAGTAAATTTATGGACACTCCTAGGCACTTGCATTTAGTGGTTGTTCGTCGTATTATCAGATACTCGATTGGAACCCCTAactgtgggtttttttttcctgctggCACTTCTCTACAACTTATGGCTTacagtgatgccgattgggctgGTTGCCCAGATTCTAGGCCGTCTACAACTGGGTGgtgtatttttcttggagatTCACTCATCTCCTGGAAATGCAAGAAGCAAGAGTGTGTTTCTAAATCCTCTactgaagctgaatatagagCTATGTCAGCAGCGTGCTCTGAGGTGATGTGGTTGCGGGGCATTCTTCAAGAGATTGGTTTTTCGCAAGATCAACCAACTCCTCTTCATGGTGACAACACTAGTGCCATTCAAATTGCTGCCAATCCAGTATTTCACGAGCGTATCAAACATATTGAAGTTGATTGTCACTATATTCGTCAAGCCTATGAGGCTATGTCTATTATTCTTTCTCATATCTCTACGGATCTTCAAGTAGCTGATATATTCACAAAAGCGATGACAAGACAGCGGCATCAATTCCTAGTTAGCAAATTGATGCTAGTAGATACACcggcatcaatttgaggggagatattagtggattatatttatttgaattaattcctatgttatctatgtatttctggtatagatatatttgtacagctgtataggatttatatgatttgtaagttgaatatttagattaCGTAGATAAGTATGGGAAACAGATCTTATCCAAGATTTGAATCCCTATAGGATAGGAAGTCAGTTTTCGAATGGCTAATTGGGTGTAATCTATTTTGACTATTTAATGAATGAGAAGGGATAGGAGGAATTATTCAGTCAAAAAGAAATCTGTTATGTCCCTTGTTATATTATGTATGTTCTTTGTAAGAGCCATAACGACTAAcattatactttttttcttaattatcttTACAATCCTTCTTTCACTTAAAAAGATTGTTAGAGATAGTAAATCTAATCCGTTTGGATATATTGAGCCATTTTGCATTCCCTAAAATGTCAAGTTACTTATGATCATACCTATTCCTCAACTTCCAAGTTCGGAAATTATAAGCATTATTTGGGAACTAACCTTTTTACTTGAGACTAAAga from Juglans regia cultivar Chandler chromosome 2, Walnut 2.0, whole genome shotgun sequence carries:
- the LOC108980192 gene encoding uncharacterized protein LOC108980192; protein product: MRAQFLMKLRPEFEFIRANLMNRDPVPPLDMCLGEIFREEQRLMTQTAMEQATSAPVAYAAQGKTKGRDLSTTQCYSCKGYGHLDANYSKKTCNYCKKQGHIIKDCPIRPPRRQATAYSAAAEATSAASSTLATSSHVPASTSQNSTPITPEMVQQMIISALSAFGISGSGDREDDREGS